A region from the Mycobacteriales bacterium genome encodes:
- a CDS encoding MFS transporter, translating to MSAGEEISDGAPPIDDERELLSWTAYAWANHGWVTTVGTVLIGPWLLALAKNDAGSGRATLFSIGPWHLSASAYPSFVLAAAALLQILVLPALGASADAMSAKKRIMRWSCLLGAGIAALLATTGGSAWLYAGLLFLTGNIVFGASDVVYNAFLPQISTPARRNRASSRGFAAGYLGGGILLALDLALLQLHDAVGISQSTAVRLCYVSAGLWWAGFGSYAIAGLHERGRPKRTGVGPGFAQLRATLALLRTMPHASRYLLGYLFFSDAISAVIALSSTYLTHELYGDDATKAASFLFALILLIQFLAVGGSLLFARIARRTGTKNAILISLVIWCVVVVYAYAVLHTKAQAVLMGVVIALVLGGSQALSRSLFSQMVPRGREATFFGIYEICDRGTSWLAPLLFTVVVSTTGSFRQAILSLIALFAVGIVLLVLTDVDRARAEAAAVPAMSHP from the coding sequence GTGAGCGCCGGCGAGGAAATCAGCGACGGCGCGCCACCGATCGACGACGAGCGGGAGCTCCTCTCCTGGACGGCCTACGCGTGGGCCAACCACGGCTGGGTGACCACCGTCGGCACCGTGCTGATCGGCCCGTGGCTGCTCGCCCTCGCGAAGAACGACGCGGGCTCCGGACGCGCGACGTTGTTCTCGATCGGGCCGTGGCACCTGTCGGCGTCGGCGTATCCGTCCTTCGTCCTGGCCGCGGCCGCCCTGCTGCAGATCCTGGTGCTGCCGGCGCTCGGCGCCTCCGCGGACGCCATGTCGGCGAAGAAGCGGATCATGCGCTGGTCCTGCCTGCTCGGCGCCGGGATCGCGGCGCTGCTCGCCACGACCGGCGGATCGGCGTGGCTCTACGCCGGGCTCCTCTTCCTCACGGGCAACATCGTCTTCGGCGCGAGCGACGTGGTCTACAACGCGTTCCTGCCGCAGATCAGCACGCCGGCCCGGCGCAACCGCGCGTCTAGTCGCGGCTTCGCGGCCGGCTACCTCGGCGGCGGCATCCTGCTCGCCCTCGACCTCGCGCTGCTGCAGCTGCACGACGCGGTCGGCATTTCGCAATCGACCGCCGTACGCCTGTGCTACGTCTCGGCCGGCCTGTGGTGGGCCGGCTTCGGCAGCTACGCCATCGCCGGCCTGCACGAACGCGGCCGACCAAAACGGACGGGGGTCGGGCCAGGTTTCGCCCAGCTGCGGGCCACGCTGGCGCTCCTGCGCACGATGCCGCACGCGTCCCGGTATCTGCTCGGCTACCTCTTCTTCTCCGACGCGATCTCGGCGGTGATCGCGCTCTCCTCCACCTACCTCACGCACGAGCTCTACGGCGACGATGCGACCAAGGCGGCGTCGTTCCTGTTCGCGTTGATCCTGCTGATCCAGTTCCTCGCGGTCGGCGGTTCGCTGCTCTTCGCCCGCATCGCCCGGCGTACCGGCACCAAGAACGCGATCCTGATCAGCCTGGTGATCTGGTGCGTCGTGGTCGTCTACGCCTACGCCGTCCTGCACACCAAGGCGCAGGCCGTGCTGATGGGCGTGGTCATCGCGCTGGTGCTCGGCGGCTCGCAGGCGCTGTCGCGGTCGCTGTTCTCGCAGATGGTGCCGCGCGGCCGGGAGGCGACGTTCTTCGGCATCTACGAGATCTGCGACCGCGGTACGTCGTGGCTCGCGCCGCTGCTGTTCACCGTCGTCGTCAGCACGACCGGGTCGTTCCGGCAGGCGATCCTGTCGCTCATCGCGCTGTTCGCGGTGGGAATCGTGCTGCTCGTCCTGACCGACGTCGACCGCGCCCGCGCCGAAGCCGCGGCCGTGCCTGCGATGTCCCACCCGTGA
- the galK gene encoding galactokinase has translation MTDDPGARFAAAFGRAPQTVWAAPGRVNVIGEHTDYNDGFSLPIALPMVTTAAVAARDDDRLGLASAQRPGEIVEVDLAELAPGSVEGWAAYVAGAVWALGQAGHTVGGFDILIDGAVPEGSGLSSSAALECAVVGALAQLAGLDISRPDLARVARHIENDFVGAPTGIMDQMASLLCEEHHALLLDARSLDVTQVPFGLVAEGLSLLVIDTRAPHTHVDSEYAARRRTCEEAARILGVPALRDVPEEALEGHGLDRLDPVARRRVRHVVTENARVLRTVELLEHGRVREIGPLLTASHASLRDDYEVSVPELDVAVDAALRAGVYGARMTGGGFGGSAIALADTDRLGRVQTAVEAAYADHSFTAPRFFPAVPSAGARRMV, from the coding sequence CGACCCGGGTGCCCGCTTCGCCGCGGCGTTCGGCCGGGCACCGCAGACGGTGTGGGCTGCGCCGGGACGGGTCAACGTGATCGGTGAGCACACCGACTACAACGACGGCTTCTCGCTGCCGATCGCGTTGCCGATGGTCACCACCGCGGCGGTCGCCGCCCGCGACGACGATCGGCTCGGGCTGGCGTCCGCGCAACGCCCCGGCGAGATCGTCGAGGTGGACCTGGCCGAGCTGGCGCCAGGGTCGGTCGAGGGCTGGGCCGCCTACGTCGCCGGCGCGGTGTGGGCGCTGGGTCAGGCCGGACACACCGTCGGCGGCTTCGACATCCTGATCGACGGCGCCGTACCGGAGGGGTCGGGGCTCTCGTCGTCGGCAGCCCTGGAATGCGCGGTCGTCGGCGCGCTCGCGCAGCTGGCCGGACTCGACATCTCCCGGCCCGATCTGGCCCGGGTGGCGCGGCACATCGAGAACGACTTCGTCGGGGCGCCCACCGGGATCATGGACCAGATGGCGTCCTTGCTCTGCGAGGAGCACCACGCCCTGCTGCTCGACGCCCGCAGCCTCGACGTGACGCAGGTGCCGTTCGGCCTGGTCGCCGAGGGTCTCTCCTTGCTGGTCATCGACACCCGGGCGCCGCATACCCACGTCGACTCCGAGTACGCCGCGCGGCGACGCACCTGCGAGGAGGCGGCGCGGATCCTCGGCGTTCCGGCGCTGCGGGACGTTCCGGAGGAGGCCCTCGAGGGGCACGGCCTCGACCGGCTCGACCCGGTCGCCCGCCGCCGGGTGCGGCACGTCGTCACCGAAAACGCACGGGTCCTCCGCACCGTCGAGCTGCTGGAACACGGTCGGGTGCGGGAGATCGGTCCGCTGCTCACGGCGTCGCACGCTTCGCTGCGCGACGACTACGAGGTGTCCGTGCCCGAGCTCGACGTTGCCGTCGACGCGGCGCTGCGGGCCGGTGTCTACGGCGCGCGGATGACCGGCGGCGGGTTCGGCGGCTCGGCGATCGCGCTGGCCGACACCGACCGGCTCGGGCGGGTGCAGACGGCGGTCGAGGCTGCCTACGCCGATCACAGCTTCACCGCCCCGCGCTTCTTCCCCGCCGTCCCGTCGGCCGGTGCCCGCCGGATGGTCTAG